The Mastomys coucha isolate ucsf_1 unplaced genomic scaffold, UCSF_Mcou_1 pScaffold14, whole genome shotgun sequence genome window below encodes:
- the Tmem237 gene encoding transmembrane protein 237 isoform X3: MTSRETRPPRALPPVPSAIQDEIPLSHPKKKKSRTKSTLATASSEGLAEAVVNRRAEGSEPPAAELKEYPEAPVQRRQKKIRPPPELESSFTEKPPSPSLLRNENGIDIEPREEASIPKPRKKAKKTQPAEAQYARELGVEDEDIVTDERSTLEHHSRFTAPTGVSQPVGKVFVEKSRRFQAADRSELIKTTENIDVSMDVKPSWTTRDVALSVHRAFRMIGLFSHGFLAGCAVWNIVVIYILAGDQLSNVSNLLQQYKPLAHPFQSLLYLLLALSTVSAFDRTDFAKTSVAIRNFLALEPTALASFLYFTALVLSLSQQMTSDRIHLYEPSVNGSLWAAEVEEPILMPWIIVNLVVALLVGLSWLFLSYRPGMDLSEELMFFSDVDPEKGIRASP, translated from the exons ATGACCTCCCGCGAAACT CGTCCTCCACGAGCCCTTCCACCTGTGCCAAG TGCTATCCAAG ATGAGATTCCACTTAGTCATCCTAAGAAAAAGAAGTCGAGAACAAAAAGCACACTAG CTACTGCTTCTTCCGAAGGCCTTGCTGAGGCCGTTGTTAACAGGAGGGCTGAGGGCAGTGAGCCACCAGCTGCAGAACTCAAGGAGTACCCAGAAGCTCCTGttcagaggagacagaagaagatcAGACCACCTCCTG AGTTGGAGTCTTCCTTCACCGAAAAGCCACCTAGTCCATCTCTACTACGGAACGAAAATGGCATTGATATTGAGCCTCGGGAGGAGGCATCGATTCCAAAACCTCGAAAGAAGGCCAA GAAAACCCAGCCAGCTGAAGCACAGTATGCTCGCGAGCTCGGAGTAGAAGATGAAGACATAGTCACAGATGAGCGGAGCACTCTAGAACATCACTCTAGGTTCACGGCACCCACTGGAGTTAGCCAGCCTGTTGGCAAAGTATTTGTGGAAAAAAGCC GGAGATTTCAGGCAGCGGATCGTTCCGAGTTGATAAAGACCACAGAAAACATAGATGTGTCAATGGACGTGAAGCCATCCTGGACTACCCGTGATGTGGCACTCTCCGTGCACCGAGCTTTCAG GATGATTGGTCTGTTTTCTCATGGCTTCTTGGCTGGCTGTGCTGTGTGGAATATTGTTGTGATCTATATTCTCGCAGGAGATCAGTTGTCTAATGTCTCCAACCTTCTGCAGCAGTATAAGCCCTTGGCACACCCCTTCCAGAGCCTTCTTTACTTGCTTTTGGCTCTAAGTACAGTTTCAGCATTTGACAG GACTGACTTTGCTAAAACGTCAGTAGCAATCCGGAACTTTTTGGCCCTGGAGCCAACAGCTTTAGCTTCTTTTC TGTATTTTACTGCTCTAGTACTATCCCTGAGTCAGCAAATGACCAGTGACAGAATCCACCTTTACGAACCTTCTGTCAATGGAAGCCTCTG GGCAGCAGAAGTTGAGGAACCAATTCTCATGCCATGGATCATAGTGAATCTGGTGGTGGCTCTTCTGGTTGGATTATCCTGGCTCTTTTTGTCTTACAGGCCAGGCATGGACCTTAGTGAAG
- the Tmem237 gene encoding transmembrane protein 237 isoform X4, whose amino-acid sequence MRDDSGSPLEEDQARPPRALPPVPSAIQDEIPLSHPKKKKSRTKSTLATASSEGLAEAVVNRRAEGSEPPAAELKEYPEAPVQRRQKKIRPPPELESSFTEKPPSPSLLRNENGIDIEPREEASIPKPRKKAKKTQPAEAQYARELGVEDEDIVTDERSTLEHHSRFTAPTGVSQPVGKVFVEKSRRFQAADRSELIKTTENIDVSMDVKPSWTTRDVALSVHRAFRMIGLFSHGFLAGCAVWNIVVIYILAGDQLSNVSNLLQQYKPLAHPFQSLLYLLLALSTVSAFDRTDFAKTSVAIRNFLALEPTALASFLYFTALVLSLSQQMTSDRIHLYEPSVNGSLWAAEVEEPILMPWIIVNLVVALLVGLSWLFLSYRPGMDLSEELMFFSDVDPEKGIRASP is encoded by the exons ATGAGGGACGACTCGGGGTCTCCGCTGGAGGAGGACCAAGCG CGTCCTCCACGAGCCCTTCCACCTGTGCCAAG TGCTATCCAAG ATGAGATTCCACTTAGTCATCCTAAGAAAAAGAAGTCGAGAACAAAAAGCACACTAG CTACTGCTTCTTCCGAAGGCCTTGCTGAGGCCGTTGTTAACAGGAGGGCTGAGGGCAGTGAGCCACCAGCTGCAGAACTCAAGGAGTACCCAGAAGCTCCTGttcagaggagacagaagaagatcAGACCACCTCCTG AGTTGGAGTCTTCCTTCACCGAAAAGCCACCTAGTCCATCTCTACTACGGAACGAAAATGGCATTGATATTGAGCCTCGGGAGGAGGCATCGATTCCAAAACCTCGAAAGAAGGCCAA GAAAACCCAGCCAGCTGAAGCACAGTATGCTCGCGAGCTCGGAGTAGAAGATGAAGACATAGTCACAGATGAGCGGAGCACTCTAGAACATCACTCTAGGTTCACGGCACCCACTGGAGTTAGCCAGCCTGTTGGCAAAGTATTTGTGGAAAAAAGCC GGAGATTTCAGGCAGCGGATCGTTCCGAGTTGATAAAGACCACAGAAAACATAGATGTGTCAATGGACGTGAAGCCATCCTGGACTACCCGTGATGTGGCACTCTCCGTGCACCGAGCTTTCAG GATGATTGGTCTGTTTTCTCATGGCTTCTTGGCTGGCTGTGCTGTGTGGAATATTGTTGTGATCTATATTCTCGCAGGAGATCAGTTGTCTAATGTCTCCAACCTTCTGCAGCAGTATAAGCCCTTGGCACACCCCTTCCAGAGCCTTCTTTACTTGCTTTTGGCTCTAAGTACAGTTTCAGCATTTGACAG GACTGACTTTGCTAAAACGTCAGTAGCAATCCGGAACTTTTTGGCCCTGGAGCCAACAGCTTTAGCTTCTTTTC TGTATTTTACTGCTCTAGTACTATCCCTGAGTCAGCAAATGACCAGTGACAGAATCCACCTTTACGAACCTTCTGTCAATGGAAGCCTCTG GGCAGCAGAAGTTGAGGAACCAATTCTCATGCCATGGATCATAGTGAATCTGGTGGTGGCTCTTCTGGTTGGATTATCCTGGCTCTTTTTGTCTTACAGGCCAGGCATGGACCTTAGTGAAG
- the Tmem237 gene encoding transmembrane protein 237 isoform X1 has protein sequence MTSRETVGEPPPLLGMPADAERPPRALPPVPSAIQDEIPLSHPKKKKSRTKSTLATASSEGLAEAVVNRRAEGSEPPAAELKEYPEAPVQRRQKKIRPPPELESSFTEKPPSPSLLRNENGIDIEPREEASIPKPRKKAKKTQPAEAQYARELGVEDEDIVTDERSTLEHHSRFTAPTGVSQPVGKVFVEKSRRFQAADRSELIKTTENIDVSMDVKPSWTTRDVALSVHRAFRMIGLFSHGFLAGCAVWNIVVIYILAGDQLSNVSNLLQQYKPLAHPFQSLLYLLLALSTVSAFDRTDFAKTSVAIRNFLALEPTALASFLYFTALVLSLSQQMTSDRIHLYEPSVNGSLWAAEVEEPILMPWIIVNLVVALLVGLSWLFLSYRPGMDLSEELMFFSDVDPEKGIRASP, from the exons ATGACCTCCCGCGAAACTGTGGGTGAACCCCCTCCGCTCCTGGGGATGCCGGCCGACGCTGAG CGTCCTCCACGAGCCCTTCCACCTGTGCCAAG TGCTATCCAAG ATGAGATTCCACTTAGTCATCCTAAGAAAAAGAAGTCGAGAACAAAAAGCACACTAG CTACTGCTTCTTCCGAAGGCCTTGCTGAGGCCGTTGTTAACAGGAGGGCTGAGGGCAGTGAGCCACCAGCTGCAGAACTCAAGGAGTACCCAGAAGCTCCTGttcagaggagacagaagaagatcAGACCACCTCCTG AGTTGGAGTCTTCCTTCACCGAAAAGCCACCTAGTCCATCTCTACTACGGAACGAAAATGGCATTGATATTGAGCCTCGGGAGGAGGCATCGATTCCAAAACCTCGAAAGAAGGCCAA GAAAACCCAGCCAGCTGAAGCACAGTATGCTCGCGAGCTCGGAGTAGAAGATGAAGACATAGTCACAGATGAGCGGAGCACTCTAGAACATCACTCTAGGTTCACGGCACCCACTGGAGTTAGCCAGCCTGTTGGCAAAGTATTTGTGGAAAAAAGCC GGAGATTTCAGGCAGCGGATCGTTCCGAGTTGATAAAGACCACAGAAAACATAGATGTGTCAATGGACGTGAAGCCATCCTGGACTACCCGTGATGTGGCACTCTCCGTGCACCGAGCTTTCAG GATGATTGGTCTGTTTTCTCATGGCTTCTTGGCTGGCTGTGCTGTGTGGAATATTGTTGTGATCTATATTCTCGCAGGAGATCAGTTGTCTAATGTCTCCAACCTTCTGCAGCAGTATAAGCCCTTGGCACACCCCTTCCAGAGCCTTCTTTACTTGCTTTTGGCTCTAAGTACAGTTTCAGCATTTGACAG GACTGACTTTGCTAAAACGTCAGTAGCAATCCGGAACTTTTTGGCCCTGGAGCCAACAGCTTTAGCTTCTTTTC TGTATTTTACTGCTCTAGTACTATCCCTGAGTCAGCAAATGACCAGTGACAGAATCCACCTTTACGAACCTTCTGTCAATGGAAGCCTCTG GGCAGCAGAAGTTGAGGAACCAATTCTCATGCCATGGATCATAGTGAATCTGGTGGTGGCTCTTCTGGTTGGATTATCCTGGCTCTTTTTGTCTTACAGGCCAGGCATGGACCTTAGTGAAG
- the Tmem237 gene encoding transmembrane protein 237 isoform X2, protein MTLCACAWAGEAGTTGAGRAATVPCALPPSPGEVMGKKQVVSEPQRPPRALPPVPSAIQDEIPLSHPKKKKSRTKSTLATASSEGLAEAVVNRRAEGSEPPAAELKEYPEAPVQRRQKKIRPPPELESSFTEKPPSPSLLRNENGIDIEPREEASIPKPRKKAKKTQPAEAQYARELGVEDEDIVTDERSTLEHHSRFTAPTGVSQPVGKVFVEKSRRFQAADRSELIKTTENIDVSMDVKPSWTTRDVALSVHRAFRMIGLFSHGFLAGCAVWNIVVIYILAGDQLSNVSNLLQQYKPLAHPFQSLLYLLLALSTVSAFDRTDFAKTSVAIRNFLALEPTALASFLYFTALVLSLSQQMTSDRIHLYEPSVNGSLWAAEVEEPILMPWIIVNLVVALLVGLSWLFLSYRPGMDLSEELMFFSDVDPEKGIRASP, encoded by the exons ATGACGCTCTGCGCCTGCGCCTGGGCAGGCGAAGCGGGCACGACCGGGGCGGGGCGGGCGGCCACGGTGCCCTGTGCTCTACCGCCGTCCCCGGGAGAGGTGATGGGGAAGAAGCAGGTGGTTAGCGAGCCTCAG CGTCCTCCACGAGCCCTTCCACCTGTGCCAAG TGCTATCCAAG ATGAGATTCCACTTAGTCATCCTAAGAAAAAGAAGTCGAGAACAAAAAGCACACTAG CTACTGCTTCTTCCGAAGGCCTTGCTGAGGCCGTTGTTAACAGGAGGGCTGAGGGCAGTGAGCCACCAGCTGCAGAACTCAAGGAGTACCCAGAAGCTCCTGttcagaggagacagaagaagatcAGACCACCTCCTG AGTTGGAGTCTTCCTTCACCGAAAAGCCACCTAGTCCATCTCTACTACGGAACGAAAATGGCATTGATATTGAGCCTCGGGAGGAGGCATCGATTCCAAAACCTCGAAAGAAGGCCAA GAAAACCCAGCCAGCTGAAGCACAGTATGCTCGCGAGCTCGGAGTAGAAGATGAAGACATAGTCACAGATGAGCGGAGCACTCTAGAACATCACTCTAGGTTCACGGCACCCACTGGAGTTAGCCAGCCTGTTGGCAAAGTATTTGTGGAAAAAAGCC GGAGATTTCAGGCAGCGGATCGTTCCGAGTTGATAAAGACCACAGAAAACATAGATGTGTCAATGGACGTGAAGCCATCCTGGACTACCCGTGATGTGGCACTCTCCGTGCACCGAGCTTTCAG GATGATTGGTCTGTTTTCTCATGGCTTCTTGGCTGGCTGTGCTGTGTGGAATATTGTTGTGATCTATATTCTCGCAGGAGATCAGTTGTCTAATGTCTCCAACCTTCTGCAGCAGTATAAGCCCTTGGCACACCCCTTCCAGAGCCTTCTTTACTTGCTTTTGGCTCTAAGTACAGTTTCAGCATTTGACAG GACTGACTTTGCTAAAACGTCAGTAGCAATCCGGAACTTTTTGGCCCTGGAGCCAACAGCTTTAGCTTCTTTTC TGTATTTTACTGCTCTAGTACTATCCCTGAGTCAGCAAATGACCAGTGACAGAATCCACCTTTACGAACCTTCTGTCAATGGAAGCCTCTG GGCAGCAGAAGTTGAGGAACCAATTCTCATGCCATGGATCATAGTGAATCTGGTGGTGGCTCTTCTGGTTGGATTATCCTGGCTCTTTTTGTCTTACAGGCCAGGCATGGACCTTAGTGAAG